Proteins from a genomic interval of Erwinia sp. SLM-02:
- a CDS encoding GNAT family N-acetyltransferase has protein sequence MVSPASAVRIRDAEEADFDIITRIYGWHVLHGCGSFEETPPDVNEMTERFRKVRSFGLPWLVALVDNEVVGYCYATQYRPRPAYRYTIEDSIYLAPDAGGKGIGSVLMTSLIARCQQGPWRQMLAIVGNGERNAGSLNLHKKMGFETVGNFRNVGFKHGEWRDTLLMQRALKPDATDVPES, from the coding sequence ATGGTTAGCCCCGCATCCGCCGTTCGCATCCGCGACGCAGAAGAAGCCGATTTCGATATTATCACCCGCATTTACGGCTGGCATGTCCTGCACGGCTGTGGATCATTTGAAGAAACGCCGCCCGATGTGAATGAAATGACCGAGCGTTTTCGTAAAGTTCGCTCCTTCGGCCTGCCCTGGCTGGTTGCGCTGGTTGATAATGAAGTGGTGGGCTACTGCTACGCCACGCAGTATCGCCCCCGCCCTGCCTATCGCTACACCATTGAAGATTCAATTTATCTGGCACCCGATGCGGGTGGCAAAGGCATTGGCAGCGTGCTGATGACGTCGCTGATTGCCCGCTGTCAGCAGGGGCCGTGGCGGCAAATGCTGGCGATTGTCGGCAACGGCGAACGTAATGCCGGTTCTCTTAACCTGCATAAAAAAATGGGCTTCGAAACGGTCGGTAATTTCCGCAATGTAGGATTCAAACACGGCGAATGGCGGGATACGTTGCTGATGCAGCGGGCGCTTAAGCCTGATGCCACAGACGTGCCGGAGAGTTAA
- a CDS encoding DUF3772 domain-containing protein, whose translation MSGMLTFLRVCLLALVALSPQWVQAADSDSAQQNADAPIKVNAAVELPKMQKVLDKIKQQVSSETNDTRLNALNDLALELSGDADALIQGIIPQRAQLQAQLAVLGPAPLADSGVKETSEVTTKRSKLESQKSKTDDQIKQAEAIKSGAINLSTQIVNLRRDALKTQLALNAGSIFGPRFWAPLSNIQSDDSDKISDFIDELKTAALLSFQPGWMFGTIGWILAAGLVATLGRRYLEEFLAWVGIHHLPEGRLRRSFLAAATALTTLGAVVLAFNFLDLAFTRHDEVVDDVRVFADKLVGLSIFCGLIAGLGRAFLSTRRPSWRLPQISNEVALALKPYPPLTAALVFIFQTVENFNSSANTSVATTIFANGMTALLIGATALSISIRTNRVRRRMIQEGHQPEARSTLVGLIQMALTLIGFAIMVALVIGYITLARFLAYELIWMGIVFGLFYIFSQLVTDASESLFSTNNASGKRIQASLNVDERHLGQVAALLGAIGKTLLLLAAAMALLNGTFGSATPIELVQKAIEFWGGKGLESMNIVPAHVVNALVCLAVGIWVLRSVKRWLENEFLPKTTMDKGMRVSLITLFSNIGFVLVILMTLSIMGVQWNKLAWIVSALSVGIGFGLQEIVKNFISGLILLTERPVKVGDLVSISGIEGDIRRINVRATEIQLSDKSTVIVPNSQLISQNVRNATMGNAQGVATITLTFPLDIDPQQVRQLLLDVYNDNERILETPEPSVSFKDLTSTGIVLSVTGNVASPRQVSGAKSDLLFDILTRLRKEGVALSAPQTMIIERKDGKVVLQDAPE comes from the coding sequence ATGTCAGGCATGTTAACTTTTCTTCGGGTGTGTCTGCTGGCACTGGTGGCGCTGTCGCCGCAGTGGGTACAGGCGGCCGACAGCGACAGCGCTCAGCAAAATGCTGATGCGCCGATCAAGGTCAATGCTGCCGTTGAGTTGCCTAAGATGCAGAAGGTGCTCGACAAAATAAAACAGCAGGTATCCAGTGAAACCAACGATACCCGCCTGAACGCGCTTAATGACCTCGCACTGGAGCTGTCCGGTGATGCCGACGCCCTGATTCAGGGGATTATTCCTCAGCGAGCGCAGCTGCAGGCCCAGCTGGCGGTGCTTGGCCCGGCGCCGCTGGCGGACAGCGGCGTGAAGGAAACCAGCGAAGTCACAACCAAGCGCAGCAAGCTGGAAAGCCAGAAAAGCAAGACCGATGACCAGATCAAGCAGGCGGAAGCGATCAAATCCGGCGCAATCAATCTTTCCACGCAGATTGTTAACCTGCGTCGTGATGCGCTGAAAACGCAGCTGGCACTGAACGCCGGCAGTATTTTTGGTCCACGCTTCTGGGCGCCGCTGTCGAATATCCAGAGCGACGACAGCGACAAAATTAGCGACTTTATTGATGAACTGAAGACGGCGGCTCTGCTCTCTTTCCAGCCCGGCTGGATGTTCGGCACGATTGGCTGGATCCTGGCGGCGGGACTCGTGGCGACGCTTGGGCGCCGTTATCTGGAAGAGTTTCTGGCCTGGGTGGGCATCCATCATTTGCCAGAAGGGCGTCTGCGCCGCAGCTTCCTGGCTGCCGCCACGGCGTTAACCACGCTGGGCGCGGTGGTGCTGGCGTTTAACTTCCTCGATCTGGCCTTCACCCGCCATGATGAAGTTGTGGATGATGTGCGGGTCTTCGCCGACAAACTGGTCGGGCTGAGTATTTTCTGCGGCCTGATTGCCGGTCTGGGCCGCGCTTTCCTCTCCACCCGCCGCCCGTCATGGCGGCTGCCGCAGATTTCCAATGAAGTGGCGCTGGCGTTAAAGCCGTATCCGCCATTAACCGCCGCGCTGGTGTTTATCTTCCAGACGGTCGAGAATTTCAACAGCAGCGCCAATACCAGCGTTGCCACGACAATTTTTGCTAACGGCATGACCGCGCTGCTGATTGGCGCGACCGCACTGTCGATCAGCATTCGTACCAACCGCGTGCGTCGCCGGATGATTCAGGAAGGCCATCAGCCGGAGGCGAGATCGACGCTGGTCGGGCTGATTCAGATGGCGCTGACGCTGATTGGCTTTGCCATCATGGTTGCGCTGGTGATTGGCTATATCACCCTGGCCCGATTCCTCGCCTATGAACTGATCTGGATGGGGATTGTATTCGGCCTGTTCTACATCTTCAGCCAGCTGGTAACGGATGCCAGCGAAAGCCTGTTCTCCACAAACAACGCTTCCGGCAAGCGCATTCAGGCTTCGCTCAACGTTGATGAACGCCACCTTGGCCAGGTTGCAGCGCTGCTCGGTGCGATTGGCAAAACTCTGCTGCTGCTGGCGGCGGCAATGGCATTGCTGAACGGTACATTCGGCAGCGCAACGCCGATTGAACTGGTACAGAAGGCGATCGAGTTCTGGGGCGGAAAAGGGCTGGAGTCGATGAACATCGTTCCGGCCCATGTGGTCAATGCGCTGGTGTGCCTGGCGGTGGGGATCTGGGTACTTCGCTCGGTTAAGCGCTGGCTGGAAAATGAGTTCCTGCCGAAAACCACCATGGATAAGGGGATGCGCGTTTCGCTGATCACTCTGTTCAGCAACATCGGTTTCGTGCTGGTGATCCTCATGACGCTGTCGATTATGGGCGTGCAGTGGAACAAGCTGGCCTGGATCGTCAGCGCCCTGTCGGTCGGTATCGGTTTCGGCCTGCAGGAGATTGTGAAGAACTTTATCTCCGGTCTGATCCTGTTAACAGAACGTCCGGTTAAGGTGGGCGATCTGGTCAGTATCAGCGGCATAGAAGGGGATATTCGCCGCATTAACGTGCGTGCCACCGAGATCCAGCTGAGCGATAAGTCCACGGTGATCGTGCCGAACTCGCAGCTGATTTCGCAGAACGTGCGTAACGCCACCATGGGCAACGCGCAGGGGGTGGCGACCATCACGCTGACCTTCCCGCTGGATATCGATCCGCAGCAGGTGCGCCAGCTGCTGCTGGACGTTTACAATGATAACGAGCGGATTCTGGAAACGCCGGAGCCATCAGTATCGTTTAAAGATCTGACCTCGACCGGTATTGTCCTGTCGGTCACCGGTAACGTTGCCAGCCCGCGCCAGGTGAGCGGGGCGAAAAGCGATCTGCTGTTCGATATTCTGACCCGACTGCGCAAGGAAGGCGTGGCGCTTTCTGCTCCGCAGACGATGATTATTGAACGTAAAGACGGGAAGGTGGTATTGCAGGATGCGCCGGAGTAA
- the pbpG gene encoding D-alanyl-D-alanine endopeptidase, producing MPAKIRLSFLSLALLFSGPLLVNQAAARTPQSESAPAAQPEIASGSAMIVDMDTHKVIYANHPDLVRPIASITKLMTVMVVLDAHLPMDEILSVDISQTPEMRGIYSRVRLNSEISRKNMMLLALMSSENRAAASLAHHYPGGYDAFIRAMNAKARSLGMTNTRYVEPTGLSIHNVSTARDLTKLLIASKRYPLLGELSTTREDMATFSHPNYTLPFRNTNHLVYRPDWNIQLTKTGFTNQAGHCLVMRTVIGKRPVSLVVLDAFGKYTHFADANRLRSWVETGKISPVPAAALSYKKQKAAQVASNAVADDSAVE from the coding sequence ATGCCTGCAAAAATCCGCTTATCTTTTTTGAGTTTGGCCCTGCTGTTTTCCGGCCCGCTACTCGTTAATCAGGCCGCTGCCCGTACACCTCAATCTGAATCCGCGCCCGCGGCGCAGCCGGAAATTGCCTCCGGCAGTGCGATGATTGTCGATATGGATACCCATAAAGTTATTTACGCCAACCATCCTGACCTGGTGCGGCCGATTGCCTCAATCACCAAGCTGATGACGGTGATGGTGGTACTGGATGCGCATCTGCCGATGGATGAGATCCTGAGCGTGGATATCAGTCAGACCCCTGAAATGCGTGGGATTTATTCGCGCGTGCGGCTCAATAGCGAAATAAGCCGTAAGAACATGATGCTGCTGGCGCTGATGTCCTCGGAAAACCGAGCGGCAGCGAGTCTGGCACATCATTATCCCGGCGGATACGATGCCTTTATCCGCGCAATGAACGCGAAAGCGCGCTCGCTGGGGATGACGAATACGCGTTATGTGGAGCCAACCGGGCTTTCAATCCATAACGTGTCAACCGCGCGTGACCTGACCAAACTGCTGATCGCCAGTAAGCGCTACCCGCTGCTGGGCGAGCTGAGTACGACTCGTGAAGATATGGCCACCTTTAGCCATCCGAATTACACGCTGCCGTTCCGCAACACCAATCATCTGGTGTATCGCCCGGACTGGAATATTCAGCTGACCAAAACCGGCTTCACCAATCAGGCCGGGCACTGCCTGGTCATGCGCACGGTGATCGGCAAGCGACCGGTTTCACTGGTGGTGCTGGATGCATTCGGTAAGTACACGCACTTTGCCGATGCCAACCGCCTGCGCAGCTGGGTCGAAACAGGGAAAATCTCCCCGGTGCCTGCCGCCGCGCTCAGCTATAAAAAGCAGAAGGCCGCTCAGGTGGCCAGCAATGCCGTCGCTGACGACAGCGCGGTGGAGTAA
- a CDS encoding Yip1 family protein, with amino-acid sequence MNHVWGLLAHPDREMRDIKRENETLSHHYTHHVLLMALIPVICAFIGTTQIGWDIGVGQTIPLSLFSAFALAVVFYAVILAGVAVMGRVIWWMARDYPQRPRLASCMVFAGYIATPLFLSGLVALYPLVWLCVLIGALALVYTGYLLYVGIPLFLNIDRDESLRISGSTLAIGILVLEVLLAITVLMWGYGYRLF; translated from the coding sequence ATGAACCACGTATGGGGACTTCTTGCGCATCCTGACCGTGAGATGCGGGATATCAAGCGAGAGAACGAAACGCTCTCTCATCATTACACTCATCATGTTTTACTGATGGCGCTGATCCCGGTGATCTGTGCATTTATTGGTACCACTCAGATCGGCTGGGATATCGGTGTGGGCCAGACCATTCCGCTGTCTCTTTTCAGTGCTTTTGCGCTGGCGGTGGTGTTTTATGCGGTCATCCTGGCCGGGGTTGCCGTTATGGGGCGGGTGATCTGGTGGATGGCGCGTGACTATCCGCAGCGTCCTCGTCTTGCCAGCTGTATGGTCTTCGCCGGATACATTGCCACGCCGCTGTTTCTCAGCGGGCTGGTCGCGCTTTACCCGCTGGTCTGGCTGTGCGTGCTGATCGGTGCGCTGGCGCTGGTGTACACCGGCTATCTGCTCTACGTCGGTATACCTCTGTTTCTGAATATCGATCGCGACGAAAGTCTGCGCATTTCCGGTTCTACGCTGGCCATCGGTATCCTGGTTCTGGAAGTGCTGCTGGCGATCACGGTCCTGATGTGGGGCTACGGATACCGCCTGTTTTAA
- a CDS encoding UDP-N-acetylmuramoyl-tripeptide--D-alanyl-D-alanine ligase, with the protein MGVVAEENITASNNNSLTSNKNYWTVQDVEKATKGSWVIPPAEGWTATGVSIFAPALQPGNMAVIRTEDDKTGLLASVALRLSPPPSCLITTEPDKILSDSIPLLKVADNTDAILAMGRYARDKMKGRVLGITGSAGKTTCVAMVADALSAWGPTCKSNNNANLPRGVAWNIASMPWDSAHIVLEMAIGRMAVSSRMVRPEVAIFTNIQPAHLGENTTVHDVALTKSAIFVGMAPGGVAILNRDMLEWETVSQAAEARQQNIVNYGTHPDCQYRLVDYDAQKQQVTAQIGDRTLRYTLAAGGKHMALNSLATLAAVEALGYPLEPAIEKIGQFAALAGRGEEKQVSVNGVPLTMIDDAYNANPGSMQAAIERISGQNCSGRRIAVLGEMAELGSGSENYHTELAPLLNASAIDQIFLAGSSYKQCWELLDEGKKGAWVDVPEELKPLLLEALQAGDTVLFKGSNSTKVHQLVSWINQMPENVS; encoded by the coding sequence ATGGGCGTAGTAGCAGAAGAAAACATTACTGCTTCAAATAATAACAGCCTTACCAGCAATAAGAATTACTGGACCGTACAAGACGTAGAAAAAGCTACAAAGGGAAGCTGGGTTATTCCTCCGGCAGAAGGCTGGACCGCCACCGGCGTCTCTATTTTCGCTCCCGCTCTGCAGCCCGGAAATATGGCGGTTATCCGCACGGAAGATGATAAAACCGGCCTGCTGGCGAGCGTGGCGTTGAGACTTTCTCCGCCACCTTCCTGCCTGATCACTACAGAACCGGATAAAATCCTGTCTGACAGCATCCCGCTGCTTAAGGTAGCCGATAACACCGATGCCATTCTGGCGATGGGACGCTATGCCCGCGATAAAATGAAAGGCCGGGTGCTGGGCATCACCGGCAGCGCCGGTAAAACCACCTGCGTGGCCATGGTCGCCGATGCGCTTTCCGCCTGGGGGCCAACCTGCAAGAGCAACAACAACGCCAACCTGCCGCGCGGCGTGGCGTGGAATATCGCCTCCATGCCGTGGGACAGCGCCCATATCGTGCTGGAAATGGCCATTGGCAGAATGGCGGTCAGCTCAAGAATGGTGCGCCCGGAAGTAGCAATTTTTACGAATATCCAGCCTGCACATCTCGGTGAAAACACCACCGTACACGACGTTGCGCTCACCAAAAGCGCCATTTTTGTCGGCATGGCACCCGGCGGCGTGGCGATTTTAAACCGCGATATGCTGGAGTGGGAGACGGTCAGCCAGGCCGCCGAAGCCAGGCAGCAGAATATCGTTAATTACGGCACGCATCCCGACTGTCAGTACCGTCTGGTCGACTACGACGCGCAGAAGCAGCAGGTTACCGCGCAGATTGGCGACCGCACCCTGCGCTACACCCTGGCCGCGGGTGGGAAGCATATGGCGCTGAACAGCCTGGCAACGCTGGCTGCGGTGGAAGCCCTCGGCTATCCGCTGGAACCGGCCATTGAGAAGATCGGTCAGTTTGCCGCCCTGGCCGGGCGCGGTGAAGAAAAACAGGTCAGCGTTAACGGGGTGCCGTTGACGATGATTGATGATGCCTATAACGCGAACCCGGGATCGATGCAGGCGGCTATTGAGCGGATCAGCGGGCAGAACTGCAGCGGACGCCGGATTGCCGTACTGGGCGAAATGGCCGAACTTGGCTCCGGTTCCGAGAACTATCATACCGAACTGGCACCGCTGCTGAATGCCAGCGCGATCGACCAGATTTTCCTGGCGGGTTCAAGCTATAAACAGTGCTGGGAACTGCTGGATGAAGGAAAAAAAGGCGCGTGGGTCGATGTCCCGGAAGAGCTGAAGCCCCTGCTGCTGGAGGCACTGCAGGCCGGGGATACCGTGCTGTTTAAAGGCTCAAACAGCACCAAGGTACATCAGCTGGTCAGCTGGATAAATCAGATGCCGGAAAACGTCAGCTAG
- a CDS encoding DedA family protein, with the protein MPGDVNTLITEYGYWALFIGCLAEGETFTILGGVAAHEGLLRYGWVLLVTACGGILGDTALFFLGRYYGTSILKRFKKHEDKIASANRLIRKRPVLFVIGVRFMYGLRIVGPIIIGASRLRPTTFLMLNVVGAVLWATLFVTLGYLGGQVIAPWLHALDHHLKQLFWLVLAIALVWGARFAFRRYKRGK; encoded by the coding sequence TTGCCTGGTGATGTGAATACGCTGATTACGGAATATGGCTATTGGGCGCTTTTTATTGGCTGCCTGGCAGAGGGGGAAACGTTTACCATACTGGGTGGTGTCGCCGCTCATGAAGGGCTGTTGCGCTATGGCTGGGTGCTGCTGGTTACGGCCTGCGGCGGCATTCTGGGGGATACCGCGCTGTTTTTCCTCGGGCGATACTACGGCACCAGCATCCTCAAACGGTTTAAAAAGCACGAGGATAAAATTGCCTCGGCGAACCGGCTGATCCGCAAGCGGCCCGTGCTCTTCGTCATCGGCGTCCGCTTTATGTACGGCCTGCGCATTGTCGGGCCTATCATCATCGGAGCCAGCCGCCTGCGCCCGACGACCTTTCTGATGCTCAACGTGGTTGGTGCAGTGCTATGGGCAACGTTGTTTGTCACACTCGGCTATCTGGGTGGCCAGGTTATTGCACCGTGGCTGCACGCGCTCGATCATCACCTCAAGCAGCTGTTCTGGCTGGTGCTGGCGATTGCTTTAGTCTGGGGAGCCCGCTTTGCTTTCCGCCGCTATAAGCGCGGCAAATGA
- the dld gene encoding D-lactate dehydrogenase — protein MHTSLPAGQKLISELGRIVGRNHLLTDPAQTERYRKGFRSGEGEALAVVFPGSLLEQWRILQACVAADAIILMQAANTGLTEGSTPNGNDYPRDIVIISTLRMDKIRLLDEGKQVLAFPGSTLYQLEKELKPLGREPHSVIGSSCIGASVLGGICNNSGGSLVKRGPAYTEMALYAQIDADGVLKLVNHLGINLGTTPEQILTRLDDDTWQQGDVLHDQRHASDHDYAERVRDVEADTPSRFNADARRLFEASGCAGKLALFAVRLDTFASETAQQVFYIGTNNPDVLDQLRRHMLANFSNLPVAGEYMHRDIFDIAEVYGKDTFVMIDKLGTDKMPMFFTMKGRVDAWLSRIKWFKPHFTDRVLQKLTALLPSHLPARMKQYRERYEHHLMLKMSGDGVAEARAYLQEFFHHAEGAFFECEGKEGAHAFLHRFAAAGAAVRYHAVHHDDVEDILALDIALRRNDREWFERLPAEFDDALTHRLYYGHFLCHVFHQDYIVKKGVDTHALKEKMLALLAERGAEYPAEHNVGHLYKAKPQLKAFYQQLDPTNTFNPGIGKTTREKHWGSCDCHK, from the coding sequence ATGCACACTTCTCTCCCGGCAGGACAAAAACTGATTTCTGAACTGGGCCGCATCGTCGGCCGCAACCATCTGCTCACCGACCCCGCGCAAACCGAGCGCTATCGTAAAGGCTTCCGCTCCGGCGAGGGCGAAGCGCTGGCGGTGGTCTTCCCGGGTTCACTGCTGGAACAGTGGCGGATCCTGCAGGCCTGCGTGGCGGCGGATGCGATCATTCTGATGCAGGCGGCGAACACCGGACTGACCGAAGGCTCCACCCCCAACGGCAATGACTATCCCCGCGATATCGTCATTATCAGCACGCTGCGAATGGATAAAATCCGCCTGCTGGATGAGGGGAAACAGGTGCTGGCGTTCCCCGGCAGCACGCTGTATCAGCTGGAAAAAGAGCTGAAGCCGCTGGGCCGCGAGCCGCACTCGGTGATTGGATCCTCCTGCATTGGTGCCTCGGTGCTGGGGGGGATTTGTAACAACTCCGGCGGGTCGCTGGTGAAGCGCGGCCCCGCCTATACCGAAATGGCGCTGTATGCGCAGATCGATGCCGACGGCGTGCTGAAGCTGGTTAACCATCTGGGCATTAATCTGGGCACCACGCCGGAGCAGATCCTCACCCGCCTGGATGACGATACCTGGCAGCAGGGCGACGTGCTGCACGACCAGCGCCACGCCTCGGATCACGACTACGCCGAGCGGGTCCGCGATGTGGAAGCGGACACGCCTTCGCGCTTTAATGCCGACGCGCGCCGCCTGTTCGAAGCCTCCGGCTGCGCGGGGAAGCTGGCGCTGTTTGCCGTTCGCCTCGATACCTTTGCCAGCGAAACCGCCCAGCAGGTATTTTATATCGGCACCAACAATCCCGACGTACTGGACCAGCTGCGCCGCCATATGCTGGCCAACTTCAGCAACCTGCCGGTTGCCGGTGAGTATATGCACCGCGACATTTTTGATATTGCCGAAGTCTACGGTAAAGACACCTTTGTGATGATCGACAAACTCGGCACCGATAAAATGCCGATGTTCTTTACCATGAAAGGCCGCGTTGATGCCTGGCTGTCGCGCATTAAGTGGTTTAAGCCCCACTTTACCGACCGCGTACTGCAAAAGCTGACCGCCCTGCTGCCCTCGCATCTGCCTGCCCGTATGAAGCAGTATCGCGAGCGTTATGAACATCACCTGATGCTGAAAATGTCCGGCGATGGGGTGGCCGAAGCACGTGCGTATCTACAGGAGTTTTTCCACCATGCCGAAGGCGCATTCTTCGAATGTGAAGGTAAAGAGGGGGCGCACGCGTTTCTGCATCGCTTCGCCGCTGCCGGTGCGGCCGTGCGCTATCACGCCGTGCATCACGACGATGTGGAAGATATTCTGGCGCTGGATATCGCTCTGCGCCGCAACGATCGCGAATGGTTCGAGCGGCTGCCGGCCGAATTTGACGATGCGCTGACCCACCGCCTTTATTACGGCCACTTCCTGTGCCACGTTTTCCATCAGGACTATATTGTGAAAAAAGGGGTGGATACCCACGCGCTCAAGGAAAAAATGCTGGCCCTGCTGGCCGAACGCGGCGCGGAATATCCGGCGGAACACAACGTGGGTCATCTATACAAGGCAAAACCGCAGCTGAAAGCGTTTTATCAGCAGCTCGATCCGACGAATACCTTTAACCCGGGTATCGGTAAAACCACGAGGGAAAAACACTGGGGCAGCTGCGACTGCCACAAATAA
- the bglX gene encoding beta-glucosidase BglX, translating to MKWICSVSFAAALALQPALADDLFGPHELTPAARDAFVTDLLKKMTLDEKIGQLRLISVGPDNPKEAIREMIKNEQVGAIFNTVTRHDIRQMQDQVMQLSRLKIPLFFAYDVIHGQRTQFPIPLALASSWDTDAVATVGRISAYEAADDGLNMTWAPMVDVTREPRWGRGSEGFGEDTFLTAEMGRVLVTAMQGKSPADRYSVMTSVKHFAAYGAVEGGRDYNTVDMSPQRLFQDYLPPYKAALDAGSGGVMVALNSLNGVPASADGWLLKDVLRDEWKFKGITISDHGAIKELIKHGVASDPQDAVRVAIKSGVNMSMSDEYYSKYLPGLVKSGAVTEQEIDDAARHVLNVKYDMGLFNDPYSHLGPADQDPPDTNAESRLHRSDARDVARKSMVLLKNRQDTLPLKNSGSIALIGPLADSQIDIMGSWSAAGVAKQSVTLLQGMKNATAGKANLLYAKGANVTDSKGIQDFLNLYEPAMTVDSRSPQQMLDEAVEMAKKADVVVLAIGEARGMAHEASSRSDLTLPESQRKLIDAVKATGKPLVMVLMNGRALAIVKESQQADALLESWYSGTEGGNAIADVLFGDYNPSGKLPMSFPRSVGQLPIYYNHLNTGRPYNFEKPNKYTSHYYDEANGPLYPFGYGLSYTTFTLSPVKLSSSSMPRDGRIDASVTVTNSGKRDGATVVQLYLHDEVASISRPVKELKGFKRVMLKAGESQTVTFPIDVSALKFWNAKMQHVAEPGKFSVMIGLDSARTQNAEFDYR from the coding sequence ATGAAATGGATTTGTTCCGTCAGCTTTGCTGCCGCGCTGGCGCTGCAGCCAGCCCTTGCCGATGACCTGTTTGGTCCCCATGAACTCACACCTGCCGCACGCGATGCGTTCGTCACCGACCTGCTGAAAAAGATGACCCTTGACGAAAAAATCGGCCAGCTGCGGTTGATTAGCGTGGGGCCGGATAATCCGAAAGAAGCCATCCGTGAGATGATCAAGAACGAGCAGGTGGGGGCTATTTTTAACACTGTGACCCGACATGATATCCGCCAGATGCAGGATCAGGTGATGCAGCTCAGCCGCCTGAAGATCCCGCTGTTTTTCGCCTATGACGTGATCCACGGCCAGCGGACACAGTTCCCGATCCCGCTGGCGCTGGCCTCCAGCTGGGATACCGACGCGGTGGCAACGGTCGGGCGGATTTCAGCGTATGAAGCCGCCGATGACGGCCTGAATATGACCTGGGCACCGATGGTGGATGTCACCCGCGAACCTCGCTGGGGCCGCGGCTCTGAGGGCTTCGGTGAAGATACCTTTTTAACGGCGGAAATGGGCCGCGTGCTGGTCACCGCCATGCAGGGAAAAAGCCCGGCGGACCGCTACTCGGTGATGACCAGCGTCAAGCACTTTGCCGCCTATGGGGCGGTAGAGGGCGGCCGCGATTACAACACCGTGGACATGAGCCCGCAGCGGCTGTTTCAGGACTATCTGCCGCCGTATAAAGCGGCGCTGGATGCCGGCAGCGGCGGGGTGATGGTGGCGCTGAATTCGCTGAACGGCGTACCGGCCAGCGCCGATGGCTGGTTGCTGAAAGACGTTCTGCGCGATGAGTGGAAGTTTAAAGGCATCACCATCAGCGATCACGGCGCGATCAAAGAGCTGATCAAACACGGCGTGGCCAGCGACCCGCAGGATGCGGTGCGCGTGGCGATCAAATCCGGCGTGAACATGAGTATGAGCGATGAGTACTACAGCAAATACCTGCCGGGGCTGGTCAAAAGCGGTGCGGTGACCGAACAGGAAATTGATGATGCGGCTCGCCACGTACTGAATGTGAAATATGATATGGGGCTGTTTAACGATCCTTACAGCCACTTAGGCCCGGCCGACCAGGATCCGCCGGATACCAACGCCGAAAGCCGCCTGCATCGCAGCGACGCCCGCGACGTAGCGCGCAAAAGTATGGTGCTGCTGAAAAACCGCCAGGATACGCTGCCGTTGAAAAACAGCGGCAGCATCGCGCTGATTGGGCCGCTGGCCGACAGCCAGATTGATATTATGGGCAGCTGGTCCGCAGCGGGCGTGGCGAAGCAGTCGGTTACCCTGCTACAGGGGATGAAAAATGCCACTGCCGGTAAGGCCAACCTGCTGTATGCCAAAGGGGCGAACGTCACCGACAGTAAAGGCATCCAGGACTTCCTCAACCTTTACGAACCGGCGATGACGGTCGACAGCCGTTCACCACAGCAGATGCTGGATGAAGCCGTGGAAATGGCGAAAAAAGCCGATGTCGTGGTACTGGCGATCGGTGAAGCGCGCGGTATGGCACATGAAGCCTCCAGCCGCAGCGATCTGACGCTGCCGGAAAGCCAGCGTAAACTGATTGATGCGGTAAAAGCCACCGGCAAGCCGCTGGTCATGGTGCTGATGAACGGCCGTGCCCTGGCGATAGTGAAAGAGAGCCAGCAGGCAGATGCGCTGCTGGAAAGCTGGTACAGCGGCACCGAAGGCGGTAACGCGATTGCCGATGTGCTGTTTGGCGACTACAACCCGTCAGGTAAGCTGCCGATGTCCTTCCCGCGTTCGGTTGGACAGCTGCCGATTTACTACAACCACCTGAATACCGGGCGGCCGTATAATTTTGAGAAGCCGAACAAATACACCTCGCACTATTATGATGAGGCCAACGGCCCGCTCTATCCGTTCGGCTACGGCTTAAGCTACACCACCTTTACCCTGTCGCCGGTGAAGCTCTCTTCTTCTTCGATGCCCCGCGATGGCCGGATTGACGCCAGCGTCACGGTAACCAACAGCGGTAAGCGTGACGGTGCGACGGTGGTGCAGCTCTATCTGCACGATGAGGTGGCCAGCATCAGCCGGCCGGTGAAAGAGCTGAAGGGCTTTAAGCGCGTGATGCTGAAGGCCGGTGAGTCGCAGACCGTCACGTTCCCGATCGATGTCAGCGCGCTGAAGTTCTGGAACGCTAAGATGCAGCACGTGGCCGAGCCGGGTAAATTCAGCGTGATGATCGGGCTGGATTCCGCCCGCACTCAGAATGCGGAATTTGATTATCGTTGA